A stretch of the Hyalangium minutum genome encodes the following:
- a CDS encoding deoxyhypusine synthase family protein translates to MAKTSNPKKSLRAAYSGARKADPRPITGKEKPAELLAHAFSAYVGRQERTAFELMSKSVEQDASIFLTLSGAMTPAGLHQSCLIPLIEKGVISALTTTGANLYHDAHRIIGHAIREVNPNAGDLQYRLARIIRIYDLGFWEEALLDTDRLFSAIIRGPEFQRKMTTPEFHYLLGKAVYQIEKKLGVKQPSLLSTCYKHAVPIWVGAVQDGSIFLNVVKLKRLLGAEFKFELDINDDVYSMAAMQHFCRHNGSKRLAIWILGGGVPKNYTLQGEPLLDQILNVPTTGFDIDVQFCVDPVDNGALSSCPAGEGHTWGKVSVEAVETGSVYVHCDVTAVFPWLTHALLSEPKNKRKPMRLMDKMGEAISFLDKDVRKRSKELMKTLDWSIQDAEPSKEEDAEKHEAYVR, encoded by the coding sequence ATGGCCAAGACCTCGAACCCGAAGAAGTCCCTCCGCGCTGCCTACTCGGGGGCGCGCAAGGCGGATCCCCGTCCCATCACCGGCAAGGAGAAGCCGGCTGAGCTGCTCGCCCATGCCTTCAGCGCCTACGTGGGCCGTCAGGAGCGCACCGCGTTCGAGCTCATGTCCAAGTCGGTGGAACAGGACGCGTCCATCTTCCTCACGCTGTCGGGCGCCATGACGCCGGCGGGCCTGCACCAGAGCTGCCTCATCCCACTCATCGAGAAGGGCGTCATCTCCGCGCTGACCACCACGGGCGCCAACCTCTACCACGATGCCCACCGCATCATCGGCCACGCCATTCGCGAGGTGAACCCGAACGCGGGCGACCTTCAGTACCGGCTGGCGCGCATCATCCGCATCTACGACTTGGGCTTCTGGGAGGAGGCGCTGCTGGACACGGACCGGCTTTTCTCCGCCATCATCCGCGGCCCCGAGTTCCAGCGGAAGATGACCACCCCCGAGTTCCACTACTTGCTGGGCAAGGCCGTCTACCAGATCGAGAAGAAGCTGGGCGTGAAGCAGCCCTCGCTGCTGTCCACCTGCTACAAGCACGCAGTGCCCATCTGGGTGGGCGCGGTGCAGGACGGCTCGATCTTCCTGAACGTCGTGAAGCTCAAGCGCCTGCTGGGCGCCGAGTTCAAGTTCGAGCTCGACATCAACGACGACGTCTACTCCATGGCGGCGATGCAGCACTTCTGCCGCCACAACGGCTCCAAGCGGCTGGCGATCTGGATCCTCGGGGGTGGCGTGCCCAAGAACTACACGCTGCAGGGCGAGCCGCTGCTGGACCAGATCCTCAACGTGCCCACCACGGGCTTCGACATCGACGTGCAGTTCTGCGTGGACCCGGTGGACAACGGGGCGCTGTCGAGCTGCCCGGCCGGTGAGGGCCACACCTGGGGCAAGGTCTCCGTGGAGGCCGTGGAGACGGGCTCGGTGTACGTGCACTGTGACGTGACGGCCGTGTTCCCCTGGCTCACGCACGCGCTGCTGTCCGAGCCGAAGAACAAGCGCAAGCCCATGCGGCTGATGGACAAGATGGGCGAGGCCATCTCCTTCCTGGACAAGGACGTGCGCAAGCGCAGCAAGGAGTTGATGAAGACGCTGGACTGGAGCATCCAGGACGCGGAGCCCTCGAAGGAAGAGGACGCCGAGAAGCACGAGGCTTACGTCCGCTAA
- a CDS encoding OsmC family protein — protein sequence MSQPSQPTGVVMTAITAPAFKTQLEHGPSGSRMNTEAPKDNGGTGASFSPTDLVGAALASCAVTTMALTASREGIPFGEARATVEKRMTPPPRRIGELVLQIQMPAGLSKAHRARLEEAAHGCPVARSLHPDLKLPVTFTYPDEPREG from the coding sequence ATGAGCCAGCCCTCGCAGCCCACCGGTGTGGTGATGACCGCCATCACCGCTCCGGCCTTCAAGACGCAGCTTGAGCACGGGCCCTCGGGCTCGCGCATGAACACGGAGGCCCCCAAGGACAACGGCGGGACGGGGGCCTCGTTCTCGCCCACGGACTTGGTGGGCGCGGCGCTCGCCTCGTGCGCGGTGACGACGATGGCGCTGACCGCCTCGCGCGAGGGCATTCCCTTTGGGGAAGCCCGGGCCACGGTGGAGAAGCGGATGACGCCTCCGCCGCGCCGCATTGGCGAGCTGGTGCTGCAGATCCAGATGCCCGCGGGCCTGTCCAAGGCGCACCGGGCCCGGCTGGAGGAGGCTGCCCACGGCTGCCCCGTGGCACGAAGCCTCCACCCGGACCTGAAGCTGCCCGTCACCTTCACCTACCCGGACGAGCCCCGCGAGGGCTGA